In one Bradyrhizobium sp. 4 genomic region, the following are encoded:
- a CDS encoding response regulator yields the protein MPGCVHIVDDDASFRTAMERRLKLAGYEVATYASAEHLLDRLPGEGRSSCILLDVRMPGLSGPELQSRLSELGSTVPIIFLTGNPDTRTTVLAIKAGAEDFLIKPVTSDTLVEAVERAITQHEVSRGLKIKLDLDRAHLAALTPRERQVFDCVVRGDTNKHAARSLGCTERTIKAHRHMVMEKMQIQSLAELVSIAERIGALASEQTT from the coding sequence GTGCCGGGGTGCGTTCATATCGTTGACGACGATGCCTCCTTCCGCACGGCGATGGAACGTCGGTTGAAGCTGGCCGGTTACGAGGTCGCGACCTATGCTTCGGCAGAGCACCTGCTGGATCGCTTGCCGGGCGAAGGTCGATCAAGCTGCATTCTTCTCGATGTGCGGATGCCCGGACTAAGCGGCCCGGAACTCCAGTCGCGGCTCAGTGAACTCGGCTCGACGGTGCCCATCATCTTCCTCACCGGCAATCCCGACACTCGGACCACGGTGCTGGCCATCAAGGCCGGTGCGGAGGACTTTCTGATCAAGCCCGTCACGTCGGACACGCTTGTTGAGGCAGTTGAACGTGCGATCACGCAACACGAAGTGTCGCGTGGGCTGAAGATCAAGCTGGATTTGGATCGCGCTCATCTGGCGGCGTTAACGCCGCGCGAGCGTCAGGTTTTCGACTGTGTCGTTCGCGGTGACACGAACAAGCACGCCGCCCGTTCGTTAGGTTGCACCGAGCGCACCATCAAAGCCCATCGCCATATGGTGATGGAGAAGATGCAAATTCAGTCTCTGGCTGAACTTGTATCCATCGCCGAGCGGATCGGCGCTCTTGCTTCCGAACAGACGACCTAA
- a CDS encoding response regulator, whose product MSKDRNHVLVVDDDLAMLRAIKRLLQQHDYEPILFSSAQAFKSHTEFKKVACVILDIHLNDGSGIELRHDLRAAGVSVPVIYMTGNDTPSVREAALNSGCIAFLKKPFSVEELIEPLKKASAARS is encoded by the coding sequence ATGTCGAAAGATCGCAACCACGTTTTAGTTGTCGATGATGACCTCGCGATGCTGAGGGCAATAAAAAGACTGCTTCAGCAGCACGACTACGAACCCATCCTGTTCTCGTCCGCGCAGGCTTTCAAAAGCCATACCGAATTCAAGAAAGTGGCTTGCGTTATTCTCGACATCCACCTGAACGACGGGTCAGGAATCGAACTGAGACATGATCTTAGAGCCGCAGGTGTTTCAGTGCCGGTGATCTACATGACTGGAAATGACACCCCATCCGTTCGAGAGGCTGCCCTGAATTCTGGATGCATCGCGTTTTTAAAGAAACCATTCTCAGTGGAGGAACTGATTGAGCCGCTCAAGAAAGCATCGGCAGCGCGTTCGTAG